A window of the Sardina pilchardus chromosome 21, fSarPil1.1, whole genome shotgun sequence genome harbors these coding sequences:
- the clpxa gene encoding caseinolytic mitochondrial matrix peptidase chaperone subunit Xa isoform X2, translating into MSCACTSAARLLLINSAHKGLSGSRVQLLAKRRPSAHEARLSRRVPVRSFSETSVYFASKDSTTKTGAGDGGKKSVSDGSGKRSGSGTTGKGGNQLRCPKCGDLCTHVETFVSSTRFVKCEKCHHFFVVLSEADTKKSLKDPETAAEAVKLAFQQRPPPPPKKIYAYLDKYVVGQSHAKKVLSVAVYNHYKRIYNNMPPVARKASDTEKHNSITPRELLQIAGISPHGNALGASVQQQGAQASMLEQRGGDLLDSAPTEIRLEKSNIVLLGPTGSGKTLLAQTLAKCLDVPFAICDCTTLTQAGYVGEDIESVIAKLLQDANYVVEKAQQGIVFLDEVDKIGSVPGIHQLRDVGGEGVQQGLLKLLEGTVVSVPEKNSRKLRGETVQVDTTNILFVASGAFNGLDRIISRRKNEKYLGFGTPSSLGQGRRAAAAADLANSSGTETSGVELEMEEKDRLIRGVEARDLIDFGMIPEFVGRLPVVVPLHSLDEETLVQILTVPQNAVIPQYQALFSMDKCDLNVTADALRAIARLALERKTGARGLRSIMEKLLLDPMFEVPQSDIMAVELNKDVVQGKAQPTYIRSPAKDSTEEEYDSGVEDESWPRLADAAKN; encoded by the exons ATGTCGTGTGCATGCACATCTGCAGCAAGACTGCTTCTCATAAATTCTGCTCATAAAG GACTGTCAGGGTCTAGGGTACAGCTGCTTGCCAAGCGCAGACCCAGCGCGCATGAGGCCCGCCTGTCGCGCAGAGTCCCAGTGCGTTCTTTCTCCGAGACCTCGGTGTACTTTGCTTCGAAGGACAGCACGACAAAGACTGGTGCTGGGGACGGAGGAAAA AAATCTGTAAGCGATGGCAGCGGCAAGCGATCTGGCTCTGGCACTACTGGTAAAGGGGGGAACCAGCTCCGCTGTCCTAAGTGCGGCGACCTGTGCACTCACGTGGAGAcgtttgtct CCTCCACGCGCTTTGTGAAATGTGAGAAGTGCCACCATTTCTTTGTGGTGCTGTCTGAGGCGGACACCAAGAAGAGCCTGAAAGATCCAGAGACGGCGGCGGAGGCGGTGAAACTGGCGTTCCAACAGAGGCCGCCCCCACCCCCTAAGAAG ATCTATGCATACCTGGATAAGTATGTTGTTGGGCAGAGCCATGCCAAGAAGGTCCTGTCCGTGGCCGTGTACAATCACTACAAGAGGATCTACAACAACATGCCCCCAGTAGCTCGGAAGGCCAGCGACACGGAGAAGCACAACTCCATCACGCCGCGCG agctgttgCAGATCGCCGGCATCAGTCCCCATGGCAACGCGCTGGGGGCGTCGGTGCAGCAGCAGGGGGCGCAGGCGAGCATGCTCGAGCAGAGGGGCGGCGACCTGTTAGACTCCGCCCCCACCGAGATCCGGCTGGAGAAGAGCAACATCGTCCTGCTGGGCCCCACAGGCTCAG gaaAGACCCTACTGGCTCAGACGTTGGCCAAGTGTCTGGACGTTCCTTTTGCCATCTGCGACTGCACGACTCTCACACAGGCCGGCTACGTGGGCGAGGACATCGAGTCCGTCATCGCCAAACTCCTGCAGGACGCCAACTATGTGGTGGAGAAGGCccagcaag GCATCGTGTTCCTAGACGAGGTGGACAAGATTGGCAGCGTGCCAGGAATCCACCAGCTCCGAGATGTGGGCGGTGAGGGCGTTCAGCAG GGTTTACTGAAACTGCTAGAGGGAACTGTGGTCAGTGTGCCGGAGAAGAACTCCAGGAAGCTGAGGGGGGAGACTGTTCAGGTGGACACCACCAACATCCTGTTTGTGGCCTCGGGGGCCTTCAACGGCCTGGACCGCATCATCAGCAGGAGGAAGAACGAGAAG TACCTGGGTTTCGGCACGCCCTCCAGCCTCGGTCAGGGTCGCCGGGCAGCGGCCGCTGCCGACCTGGCCAACAGCAGCGGGACGGAGACCAGCGGGGTGgagctggagatggaggagaaggaccGCCTGATCCGCGGGGTGGAGGCGCGCGACCTCATCGACTTCGGCATGATCCCCGAGTTCGTGGGGCGCCTGCCCGTGGTGGTGCCCCTGCACAGCCTGGACGAGGAGACGCTCGTGCAGATCCTCACCGTACCCCAGAACGCAGTGATACCCCAGTACCAGGCCCTCTTCAGCAtggacaag TGTGATCTGAATGTGACTGCTGATGCTCTGAGGGCCATCGCCAGACTGGCTCTGGAGAGGAAGACCGGAGCACGAGGACTGCGCTCCATCATG GAGAAGCTGCTGCTGGACCCCATGTTTGAAGTGCCTCAGTCTGACATCATGGCGGTGGAGCTGAACAAAGACGTCGTCCAGGGGAAGGCCCAGCCCACATACATCAG GAGTCCAGCAAAAGATTCCACTGAAGAAGAGTACGACTCGGGTGTAGAGGACGAGAGCTGGCCTAGACTGGCTGATGCAGCAAAGAACTAG
- the pdcd7 gene encoding programmed cell death protein 7, which yields MDNSPYYTPSGPQHQATNPPNMESNFGGPFYPSQSPGFPPAPYQPPRAVVPGSVDNSSGPNFWPGLNMYPPSQPPNAPPWQPFPPLPPGQGNAGYGYPPPQYQLPPAFEGQPCPPNPPPFEFDPSRPPPGFCEPESNQISAFIEAQRNACNAPHQPEFQSHNDGVANQWAHGPSTAVHQRNRDSNRYVDSSRGFTSSEFQTVGQPNRRDNEMCQRGFNDAFNEPRHQQRYQPLEQHTPLDEETKQRKQDEQWLQNFVLKRKNKTLPQKSRTQTTSVNQMRENLYGAVKLVSELSLLCQTLKLNLENDDVWTESYSKAAGLKENIQEKLRFLSDPESVSSIKKKLVAIRKKRIRTRRKKIEQIEEEQKREERLTERHEVIDKWRMKRIQKVEEKKREEELKKAADSVLSEVRKKQSDAKKMLDILKALEKLRKLRKEAASRKGVYPEKESDDVFEGHLQRLRALIAKRTTVYDAEEKALRVMLEGEQEEERKRDLEKRQKKEHEKFLQKKQQAEGMLFGDEIPPDHPLHAFQDFYLQAEISLPALVQIRREWDRFLVPEEHPDGRAVPQGWVLPEPPADEAWASALLKHISL from the exons ATGGATAACTCACCATACTACACACCCAGCGGTCCGCAGCATCAGGCGACCAACCCGCCTAACATGGAGAGTAATTTCGGCGGACCTTTTTACCCAAGTCAATCTCCTGGATTTCCTCCGGCACCTTATCAGCCGCCCCGGGCCGTTGTACCAGGTAGTGTTGATAACTCCTCCGGTCCAAATTTTTGGCCAGGACTAAATATGTATCCACCTTCTCAACCACCAAATGCACCCCCGTGGCAGCCTTTCCCACCACTACCCCCGGGGCAAGGCAATGCGGGATACGGATACCCACCGCCTCAGTATCAACTGCCCCCGGCATTTGAGGGACAGCCGTGTCCACCGAACCCTCCACCCTTTGAGTTTGATCCATCCAGACCACCGCCGGGATTTTGCGAACCAGAATCAAACCAAATATCGGCGTTCATTGAGGCACAGCGTAACGCTTGTAATGCACCACACCAGCCTGAGTTTCAGTCTCACAATGATGGGGTTGCGAACCAGTGGGCTCATGGACCAAGTACCGCAGTAcatcagagaaacagagacagtaACAGATATGTGGATAGCAGTAGAGGTTTCACCAGCTCCGAGTTTCAGACTGTTGGGCAACCAAATCGAAGAGACAACGAAATGTGCCAGAGAGGTTTCAACGATGCTTTCAATGAACCTCGACACCAGCAACGTTATCAGCCACTCGAACAACACACACCGCTCGACGAAGAGACCAAGCAGAGAAAACAAGATGAACAATGGTTACAGAATTTCGTGTTGAAGAGAAAGAATAAGACCCTTCCGCAGAAAAGCAGAACTCAAACGACAAGCGTGAATCAAATGAGAGAAAATCTATATGGTGCTGTCAAACTCGTGTCAGAATTGTCTCTCCTCTGCCAGACCTTAAAACTGAATTTGGAGAACGACGACGTCTGGACAGAGTCGTACAGCAAAGCTGCAGGGTTAAAGGAAAACATTCAAGAAAAGTTACGTTTCCTGAGTGATCCAGAGTCCGTGTCGAGTATCAAAAAGAAGCTGGTGGCTATACGTAAGAAAAGAATAAGGACTCGAAGAAAGAAAATTGAACAAATTGAGGAAGAACAAAAGCGAGAGGAGAGACTGACGGAACGCCATGAAGTCATTGATAAATGGAGGATGAAGCGCATTCAgaaagtggaggagaagaagagg GAGGAAGAACTGAAGAAGGCGGCGGACTCTGTGCTGTCTGAGGTGAGGAAGAAGCAGAGTGACGCCAAGAAGATGCTGGACATCCTCAAGGCTCTGGAGAAACTTCGAAAGCTCCGCAAGGAAGCAGCTTCCAGGAAAG GTGTGTACCCTGAGAAGGAGAGTGACGACGTGTTCGAGGGTCACCTGCAGCGTCTGCGCGCACTGATCGCCAAGCGCACGACCGTCTACGACGCCGAGGAGAAGGCGCTTCGCGTCATgctggagggagagcaggaggaggagaggaagagagacctGGAGAAACGACAGAAGAAAGAACACGAGAAGTTCCTGCAGAAGAAGCAGCAAGCGGAGGGCATGCTCtttggag ATGAAATTCCTCCTGATCATCCCCTTCACGCCTTCCAGGATTTCTATCTGCAGGCGGAGATCTCTTTACCGGCCCTGGTGCAGATACG GAGGGAGTGGGACAGGTTCCTGGTCCCAGAGGAGCACCCAGACGGCAGGGCCGTGCCCCAGGGATGGGTCCTACCCGAGCCCCCGGCTGATGAGGCCTGGGCCAGCGCTCTGCTGAAGCACATCTCTCTCTGA
- the ubap1lb gene encoding ubiquitin-associated protein 1-like, with amino-acid sequence MSSVEEVPFKIPLGALGEVKEEVVPVTAPDIPVPDYLTILQETEYAFRLENWVLTGLQGGYPTHPQAQVPRSPSDLLPTCPPYWMMFSSPQESRLASRWSSDLWEPNPRRRSRSLNASHLRNSDGRGRFVISDSDNEEDDDNNNSGGVVKATGSRSCSRSPGGDLRTGAGPSQRFLDLPGSPSCVQAQPVPPTPQPQPQPQPPQQNQLRNVRQASLSARNPPRPPNLRSISLSDQRSSRTKKPSSTAANKSPAQVPRSPIRCTKPSLMSLCSLPRPPPAYGAARPLGSHVPLDSSVELLSALSEEERRLVEAITRHGYSLRTAIIALQKTRQHSSEQILNYLVACDRLCDLGYDEAQVEEALEMFQNCETKAKEFLLLLSQFNEMGFQQNAIKEVLLVHENHRERALEELMTRVA; translated from the exons ATGAGCTCAGTGGAGGAGGTGCCTTTTAAGATCCCGCTGGGGGCGCTgggggaggtgaaggaggaggtggtgccGGTCACAGCGCCCGACATCCCCGTGCCAGACTACCTGACCATCCTACAAGAGACAGAG tatGCGTTCAGACTGGAGAACTGGGTTCTTACGGGGCTCCAGGGGGGCTACCCAACCCACCCCCAGGCCCAGGTCCCGCGCTCCCCCTCGGACCTGCTGCCCACCTGCCCCCCTTACTGGATGATGTTCAGCAGCCCGCAGGAGAGCCGCCTGGCCAGCAGGTGGAGCAGTGACCTGTGGGAGCCCAACCCTCGCCGCCGCAGTCGCAGCCTCAACGCCTCGCACCTGCGCAACAGCGACGGCCGCGGGCGCTTCGTCATCTCCGACTCGGACaacgaggaggacgacgacaacaacaacagcggTGGTGTCGTCAAGGCGACGggctctcgctcttgctctcgctctccggGGGGAGACCTCAGAACCGGCGCCGGGCCCTCGCAGCGGTTCCTGGACCTGCCGGGAAGCCCGTCGTGTGTGCAGGCCCAGCCGGTTCCACCTACGCCTCAGCCACAGCCGCAGCCGCAGCCGCCGCAGCAGAACCAACTCAGGAACGTGCGGCAAGCGTCCCTGTCTGCGCGGAACCCGCCCCGTCCGCCGAACCTGAGGAGCATCAGCCTGTCGGACCAGAGATCGTCCCGCACCAAGAAGCCCTCCAGCACCGCGGCCAACAAGAGCCCAGCACAGGTGCCCAGGTCGCCCATCAGGTGCACCAAGCCCTCGCTCATG TCCCTGTGCTCCCTGCCGCGGCCCCCTCCTGCGTACGGAGCTGCTCGGCCGCTGGGTTCCCACGTGCCGCTGGACTCGTCGGTGGAGCTGCTGTCGGCGCTGAGCGAGGAGGAGCGCCGCCTGGTGGAGGCCATCACACGCCACGGCTACTCCCTCCGCACCGCCATCATCGCCCTGCAGAAGACCCGCCAGCACAGCtcagagcag ATCCTGAATTACCTGGTGGCCTGCGACCGCCTGTGTGACCTGGGCTATGACGAGGCCCAGGTGGAGGAGGCCCTGGAGATGTTCCAGAACTGTGAGACCAAG gctaaggagttcctcctcctcctgagccAGTTCAATGAGATGGGGTTCCAGCAGAACGCCATTAaggaggtgctgctggtgcATGAGAACCACCGGGAGCGCGCCCTGGAGGAGCTGATGACACGCGTAGCCTGA
- the clpxa gene encoding caseinolytic mitochondrial matrix peptidase chaperone subunit Xa isoform X1, whose protein sequence is MSCACTSAARLLLINSAHKGLSGSRVQLLAKRRPSAHEARLSRRVPVRSFSETSVYFASKDSTTKTGAGDGGKKSVSDGSGKRSGSGTTGKGGNQLRCPKCGDLCTHVETFVSSTRFVKCEKCHHFFVVLSEADTKKSLKDPETAAEAVKLAFQQRPPPPPKKIYAYLDKYVVGQSHAKKVLSVAVYNHYKRIYNNMPPVARKASDTEKHNSITPREIEIRRREDEYRFTKLLQIAGISPHGNALGASVQQQGAQASMLEQRGGDLLDSAPTEIRLEKSNIVLLGPTGSGKTLLAQTLAKCLDVPFAICDCTTLTQAGYVGEDIESVIAKLLQDANYVVEKAQQGIVFLDEVDKIGSVPGIHQLRDVGGEGVQQGLLKLLEGTVVSVPEKNSRKLRGETVQVDTTNILFVASGAFNGLDRIISRRKNEKYLGFGTPSSLGQGRRAAAAADLANSSGTETSGVELEMEEKDRLIRGVEARDLIDFGMIPEFVGRLPVVVPLHSLDEETLVQILTVPQNAVIPQYQALFSMDKCDLNVTADALRAIARLALERKTGARGLRSIMEKLLLDPMFEVPQSDIMAVELNKDVVQGKAQPTYIRSPAKDSTEEEYDSGVEDESWPRLADAAKN, encoded by the exons ATGTCGTGTGCATGCACATCTGCAGCAAGACTGCTTCTCATAAATTCTGCTCATAAAG GACTGTCAGGGTCTAGGGTACAGCTGCTTGCCAAGCGCAGACCCAGCGCGCATGAGGCCCGCCTGTCGCGCAGAGTCCCAGTGCGTTCTTTCTCCGAGACCTCGGTGTACTTTGCTTCGAAGGACAGCACGACAAAGACTGGTGCTGGGGACGGAGGAAAA AAATCTGTAAGCGATGGCAGCGGCAAGCGATCTGGCTCTGGCACTACTGGTAAAGGGGGGAACCAGCTCCGCTGTCCTAAGTGCGGCGACCTGTGCACTCACGTGGAGAcgtttgtct CCTCCACGCGCTTTGTGAAATGTGAGAAGTGCCACCATTTCTTTGTGGTGCTGTCTGAGGCGGACACCAAGAAGAGCCTGAAAGATCCAGAGACGGCGGCGGAGGCGGTGAAACTGGCGTTCCAACAGAGGCCGCCCCCACCCCCTAAGAAG ATCTATGCATACCTGGATAAGTATGTTGTTGGGCAGAGCCATGCCAAGAAGGTCCTGTCCGTGGCCGTGTACAATCACTACAAGAGGATCTACAACAACATGCCCCCAGTAGCTCGGAAGGCCAGCGACACGGAGAAGCACAACTCCATCACGCCGCGCG AGATAGAGATACGAAGACGCGAAGATGAGTACAGATTCACAA agctgttgCAGATCGCCGGCATCAGTCCCCATGGCAACGCGCTGGGGGCGTCGGTGCAGCAGCAGGGGGCGCAGGCGAGCATGCTCGAGCAGAGGGGCGGCGACCTGTTAGACTCCGCCCCCACCGAGATCCGGCTGGAGAAGAGCAACATCGTCCTGCTGGGCCCCACAGGCTCAG gaaAGACCCTACTGGCTCAGACGTTGGCCAAGTGTCTGGACGTTCCTTTTGCCATCTGCGACTGCACGACTCTCACACAGGCCGGCTACGTGGGCGAGGACATCGAGTCCGTCATCGCCAAACTCCTGCAGGACGCCAACTATGTGGTGGAGAAGGCccagcaag GCATCGTGTTCCTAGACGAGGTGGACAAGATTGGCAGCGTGCCAGGAATCCACCAGCTCCGAGATGTGGGCGGTGAGGGCGTTCAGCAG GGTTTACTGAAACTGCTAGAGGGAACTGTGGTCAGTGTGCCGGAGAAGAACTCCAGGAAGCTGAGGGGGGAGACTGTTCAGGTGGACACCACCAACATCCTGTTTGTGGCCTCGGGGGCCTTCAACGGCCTGGACCGCATCATCAGCAGGAGGAAGAACGAGAAG TACCTGGGTTTCGGCACGCCCTCCAGCCTCGGTCAGGGTCGCCGGGCAGCGGCCGCTGCCGACCTGGCCAACAGCAGCGGGACGGAGACCAGCGGGGTGgagctggagatggaggagaaggaccGCCTGATCCGCGGGGTGGAGGCGCGCGACCTCATCGACTTCGGCATGATCCCCGAGTTCGTGGGGCGCCTGCCCGTGGTGGTGCCCCTGCACAGCCTGGACGAGGAGACGCTCGTGCAGATCCTCACCGTACCCCAGAACGCAGTGATACCCCAGTACCAGGCCCTCTTCAGCAtggacaag TGTGATCTGAATGTGACTGCTGATGCTCTGAGGGCCATCGCCAGACTGGCTCTGGAGAGGAAGACCGGAGCACGAGGACTGCGCTCCATCATG GAGAAGCTGCTGCTGGACCCCATGTTTGAAGTGCCTCAGTCTGACATCATGGCGGTGGAGCTGAACAAAGACGTCGTCCAGGGGAAGGCCCAGCCCACATACATCAG GAGTCCAGCAAAAGATTCCACTGAAGAAGAGTACGACTCGGGTGTAGAGGACGAGAGCTGGCCTAGACTGGCTGATGCAGCAAAGAACTAG
- the kbtbd13a gene encoding kelch repeat and BTB domain-containing protein 13, which yields MPMPPSLPARRNNAARPSPRVAAPLSLASLCSRAGAAARKEHKPCRRPVFVSPWRPGRSRRGCRSNRRGLIITCGKAPKLQHAKANAKANANAKPVIGSNARRCHLHSAAARAVTGVPMKDDDAGAPTEPGSCSGSESEETTDDGSPCPPVGTPPRETAAPACVRVRVDGSVFPAQRHLLAGESEYFRALFQSGMRESLQEEIVLQGLSARGFLITLSVLQGERPLLGADEIVEVIECAAFLQVQALARHLANILDSDNCVLMYHTAAVYGLLELFKSAALFIRDIHADLRDELRRLPQEMAGYVESLLPNSYAMVGTHSPSAQLLRDPCRTVCYLDEEDDDWRVLTSLPPDASTTSASVAVLDNKLYVVGGVADVSKNVVDSGFCYDPEADAWSVFPSPAQLRYNASMLAHQGALYILGGEFQRKPMASVEVFRPAKHTWSPAASLPRKATNAPCAKAMDRMFIGLWRPKDATEIYEYVAEHDRWDLVTTLVRPQSYGHYMVSHRDNLYVMRNGPDDDFLRCMMDCYNLTTGEWTAIPGQYEALFTAAVRGDSVFTLNRQVTEEYAIRDLRWKSRKTRKGFPRIGTMWTFLLRLPRRKREPLEKSVPTSRQELGRHAVWAPDAHSSCLD from the coding sequence ATGCCAATGCCTCCGTCTCTCCCCGCGCGGCGCAACAATGCCGCTCGGCCTTCACCCCGCGTCGCCGCCCCGCTATCTTTAGCCTCGCTCTGTTCCCGCGCGGGGGCTGCTGCGAGGAAGGAACACAAACCGTGCCGCAGACCCGTCTTCGTGTCGCCGTGGAGACCGGGACGATCTCGCCGCGGGTGCCGCAGCAACAGGAGAGGTCTGATTATCACCTGCGGAAAGGCCCCTAAGCTGCAGCACGCTAAGGCTAACGCTaaggctaacgctaacgctaagCCCGTAATTGGCAGCAATGCTAGGCGGTGTCACCTTCACAGCGCAGCGGCTCGAGCCGTAACGGGAGTCCCGATGAAGGACGACGATGCCGGAGCTCCGACGGAGCCTGGCAGCTGCTCGGGCTCGGAGAGCGAGGAGACGACAGACGACGGGTCGCCGTGCCCACCGGTGGGCACACCGCCGCGGGAGACGGCAGCGCCGGCGTGTGTGAGGGTGCGGGTGGACGGGAGCGTGTTCCCCGCGCAGCGCCATCTCCTGGCGGGCGAGAGCGAGTACTTCCGCGCCCTGTTCCAGTCGGGCATGCGCGAGAGCCTGCAGGAGGAGATCGTGCTGCAGGGTCTTAGTGCCCGCGGGTTCCTCATCACGCTCAGCGTGCTGCAGGGGGAGCGGCCGTTGCTGGGCGCGGACGAGATCGTCGAGGTCATCGAGTGCGCCGCCTTCCTACAGGTCCAGGCGCTCGCCAGGCACCTCGCCAACATCCTCGACTCGGACAACTGCGTGCTGATGTACCACACGGCGGCCGTCTACGGGCTGCTGGAGCTCTTCAAAAGCGCCGCGCTGTTCATCCGCGACATCCACGCCGACCTGCGGGACGAGCTGCGGCGCCTGCCCCAGGAGATGGCGGGCTACGTGGAGTCGCTCCTCCCCAACTCGTACGCGATGGTGGGCACACACTCGCCCTCCGCCCAGCTTCTGCGCGACCCGTGCCGCACCGTGTGCTAcctggacgaggaggacgacgacTGGCGGGTGCTGACCAGCCTGCCGCCGGACGCCAGCACCACCTCGGCCAGCGTGGCCGTCCTCGACAACAAGCTGTACGTGGTCGGCGGGGTGGCGGACGTCAGCAAGAACGTGGTGGACTCGGGGTTCTGCTACGACCCGGAGGCGGACGCCTGGAGCGTGTTCCCGAGCCCCGCGCAGCTCCGCTACAACGCCTCCATGCTGGCCCACCAGGGGGCGCTCTATATCCTGGGCGGGGAGTTCCAGCGGAAGCCCATGGCCTCGGTGGAGGTGTTCCGGCCCGCCAAGCACACCTGGTCACCTGCGGCTAGCCTGCCGCGGAAAGCCACCAACGCGCCGTGCGCCAAAGCCATGGACCGGATGTTCATCGGCCTCTGGAGGCCAAAGGACGCCACCGAGATCTACGAGTACGTGGCCGAGCACGACCGGTGGGACTTGGTCACCACCCTCGTTCGACCGCAGAGCTACGGTCACTACATGGTGTCCCACAGGGACAATCTGTACGTCATGAGGAACGGCCCGGACGACGACTTCCTGCGCTGCATGATGGACTGCTACAACCTGACGACGGGAGAGTGGACGGCCATCCCGGGGCAGTACGAGGCGCTGTTCACGGCCGCGGTGCGAGGAGACTCCGTGTTCACGCTAAACCGTCAGGTGACGGAGGAGTACGCCATCAGGGATCTCCGCTGGAAGAGCAGGAAGACCAGGAAGGGCTTCCCCCGCATCGGCACCATGTGGACCTTCCTGCTGCGGCTGcccaggaggaagagggagccCCTGGAGAAGAGCGTCCCCACCAGCCGCCAGGAGCTGGGCCGGCACGCCGTCTGGGCCCCCGACGCCCACTCCTCCTGCCTGGACTAG